A stretch of the Cydia strobilella chromosome 23, ilCydStro3.1, whole genome shotgun sequence genome encodes the following:
- the LOC134751792 gene encoding cofilin/actin-depolymerizing factor homolog, with protein sequence MASGVTVSDACKTTYEEIKKDKKHRYVVFYIRDEKQIDVETIGERNAEYEQFLEHLQQGGTGECRYGLFDFEYTHQCQGTSEASKKQKLFLMSWCPDTAKVKKKMLYSSSFDALKKSLVGVQKYIQATDLSEASQEAVEEKLRATDRQ encoded by the exons GCGTCTGGTGTGACAGTATCGGACGCGTGCAAGACCACGTACGAGGAGATCAAGAAGGATAAGAAACACCGATACGTGGTGTTCTACATTCGCGACGAGAAGCAGATCGACGTGGAGACCATCGGCGAGCGCAACGCAGAGTACGAGCAGTTCCTCGAGCACCTGCAGCAGGGCGGCACCGGCGAGTGCAG ATATGGCCTGTTCGACTTTGAATACACGCACCAGTGCCAAGGCACGTCGGAGGCGAGCAAGAAACAGAAGCTTTTCCTCATGTCGTGGTGCCCCGACACCGCCAAGGTCAAGAAGAAGATGTTGTACTCcag CTCTTTCGACGCCCTGAAGAAGTCCCTAGTCGGCGTACAGAAATACATCCAAGCGACCGACCTCTCCGAGGCTTCTCAGGAGGCCGTCGAGGAGAAGCTCCGCGCCACGGACCGCCAATAA